The window TCATTCTGGGATGCATGTGCACAAGCATCAATAGAGAGCTTCTGAAAGTCGATCATGTTGCAAAGCTGCTCCTTTTCTTTATCCGAGAGCCAAGGATGCGCCTATACAATTTCATTTTAATCCATTAAGAGTCTCGTTCAGAACTTCCAAAAGGTTTGAATATTACAAGGTTTCACAGTGCAGAGTTGAAATCAATTTAGCCCTAGATCATCAATGAAGTAAATAACAAGCACAGTGAAAAGATATACGTGTTAAGACTATTACACAAACAGCATAAAAGAGAGTAGAAAACTAAGCTAGAAAATCAGCCAgcataaaaaaaattaagctTTACTTGATGCAAGTTGCTTTTGACTAGAGGTCTGTCCTCAGATATGAAAGACTGTTTAATTGGAACAGTGCATTTTCAGACAATATGTATGGTAGTGACACTCAATGAAATACTAAAACACAGCCATCCATGGAATAGAGTGAAAGGACTAACCATTATGTGGCAGTAAATTAGCAGGTAAATAAACTAATCACAAACAATCAGATATATCATCATTAGCACAAAGTGAGACAGCGACTGAATCAAACCTTAAAGTATATATCTATAGCTCTGTATAGCCCATCATGCAGAGATCTTGAAGATTCTGGGAGAGCTTCAGCAAGTGAACGAATTTTTCCAGGCTTTAGGTTCACATCAGATGCAACTTCTGCAATATAGCTGTCTACCAGCTTCGCCACTCTCCTTAAAGGGTCAGACGATGGTGATGTTCCTATCTCAAATGAAGATGGAGCAGGTGTTGTGGCGACCCCAGGTTCAGAAGATATAAAATGAAGAATCATTCGTTCAACACAGTCAGTGTGATATAATGTATCAGAATCTGAGTAGGAAGGTATCAGCAAACCATCAAGGGATGCTAGGTCCAATTGCATTCCTATTCTCCTCTCCAGCGAGTCCTGGCACGTGTGGTTCACACCAAGAATCAGCGCAACTCGCAGAAGTCCCAACAAGAAACGGCAAAAAGATTTTCCCTTCAATTCAGGAAGCAGGTTCACAACACTTTCTAGGAGAACTTTCTGATCAACGGCAGCAGGTGTCATACTGAAACTAGCAACTGTTCTAGTTTTGCCACTTTGCCCACTCTGCCACCGGCCAAGTCCCGGAAGGTACTTTCTACAGTAGTACATCATAGCACCTgctaaattttcatgtctaataCCCCTGGCTTCCATTGTTTGAATTAGTCTCTGAAATAAAGGTACAGCAAGATATGAGATATCTTCGAACCACCAGTCAGATTCAATGGTTTGGATTCTAGCACCAGTGTTAATTCCATTCCACAATATACTACCTCCAGGGCTCTGTAAGCTGCCATACATCAACATAGGCCATCCAAATAAACTAGGATCTGTGCAGACCATCACAGAGAGCGCATTCAAGCATTTACTAATGATCTCTAGCTTATCTGCTCTTGGAATGACAGGATCACAAGTTTGGAGAGCCAATATGCAATCTTTCCAATTCCTTATAGTATTCTTATGAAAGTAAGCATCCGCCTTCAACAGTAAATTATCTTCTCCATACTCCTCCGTCATCTCCAAGTAGTCTGCTGCACAATAAATTATTACTATGTTCCTTGGGGTATATTCAACTCGAATACTGTAGCAGAATTTAACTGCGACCAGAAATATGTCACTCCCACCAGGGAAGTCTTCTAAAGTTGTCAGCAAAGTCCCTTCATGCGGACCTTGAGCTGCTTCTAGTATTTTGGCAATCCTCCCACATCTTGACACAAGTGGAAACTGTAGACA is drawn from Nicotiana tabacum cultivar K326 chromosome 9, ASM71507v2, whole genome shotgun sequence and contains these coding sequences:
- the LOC107831560 gene encoding BTB/POZ domain-containing protein At3g44820, yielding MAPAGKVTGFYREGNDWFCNASLVSDVTLVVDGVNFHLHKFPLVSRCGRIAKILEAAQGPHEGTLLTTLEDFPGGSDIFLVAVKFCYSIRVEYTPRNIVIIYCAADYLEMTEEYGEDNLLLKADAYFHKNTIRNWKDCILALQTCDPVIPRADKLEIISKCLNALSVMVCTDPSLFGWPMLMYGSLQSPGGSILWNGINTGARIQTIESDWWFEDISYLAVPLFQRLIQTMEARGIRHENLAGAMMYYCRKYLPGLGRWQSGQSGKTRTVASFSMTPAAVDQKVLLESVVNLLPELKGKSFCRFLLGLLRVALILGVNHTCQDSLERRIGMQLDLASLDGLLIPSYSDSDTLYHTDCVERMILHFISSEPGVATTPAPSSFEIGTSPSSDPLRRVAKLVDSYIAEVASDVNLKPGKIRSLAEALPESSRSLHDGLYRAIDIYFKAHPWLSDKEKEQLCNMIDFQKLSIDACAHASQNDRLPLRVVLQVLFFEQLQLRTALAGCLHVLDTESAPAAPVAVTGPTDMAGQIVQRDGWVTVVRENQGLKVDLERMKSRVGELEEEFSKIKQEMRKVTKSHSYLSSPRFLARRIGCKLLPQSSDTQPDVVESTGPTPRSSIEQPRSSRHRKSSSLF